In one Nitrosarchaeum sp. genomic region, the following are encoded:
- a CDS encoding pentapeptide repeat-containing protein — protein sequence MKTNLIKTNLIKTNLIKTNLIKTNLIKTNLIKTNLIKTNLIKTNL from the coding sequence ATCAAAACAAACCTAATCAAAACAAACCTAATCAAAACAAACCTAATCAAAACAAACCTAATCAAAACAAACCTAATCAAAACAAACCTAATCAAAACAAACCTAATCAAAACAAACCTAATCAAAACAAACCTGTAG